Proteins encoded together in one Planctopirus ephydatiae window:
- a CDS encoding histidine triad nucleotide-binding protein, translating into MAKTEGDEVCHGVGDRSEEESADEMTIFKKIIDKEIPADIVYEDDQCLAFRDVNPQAPVHVLVIPKREIRSLADVVETDRELLGHLLVVASRIAAKLHLHDGYRTVINCGAHGGQTVHHLHIHLLGGRNLDWPPG; encoded by the coding sequence ATGGCTAAGACGGAAGGCGATGAAGTTTGCCATGGGGTTGGGGATCGATCCGAAGAGGAGTCAGCAGACGAGATGACGATATTCAAAAAGATCATTGATAAAGAGATCCCGGCTGACATTGTGTATGAAGATGATCAATGCCTGGCCTTCCGGGATGTGAACCCGCAGGCTCCAGTGCATGTGCTGGTTATTCCCAAGCGGGAGATTCGTTCGCTGGCCGATGTTGTGGAAACGGATCGGGAACTCTTAGGGCATTTGCTGGTGGTCGCCAGCCGGATTGCCGCGAAGCTGCATTTGCATGACGGGTATCGCACGGTGATCAATTGCGGTGCTCATGGGGGACAGACAGTGCATCATCTGCACATCCATCTGCTGGGGGGCAGAAATCTCGACTGGCCGCCGGGTTAA
- the trhO gene encoding oxygen-dependent tRNA uridine(34) hydroxylase TrhO, with the protein MSVYTNISTYRFAPLADLKPLREKLLSFCHARELKGTILLSTEGINMFIAGFPEKVEELLEEVRKIPGLEGLPAKYSPSDHQPFTRMLVRIKREIIAFGLPEIDPSRQPAPKLSPKELKAWLDEGRPVTLLDTRNDYEVKLGTFENAIDLNLATFRDFPEVSRQKLPPELKKQPVVMFCTGGIRCEKAGPFFVKEGYEQVYQLDGGILKYFEECGSAHYQGECFVFDQRVGVDPNLEESSTTQCLRCQTPLVPEEQADPRYVIGQSCPYCFKTSAQEMEDGLRERERMLQGLIDPLPGCVSYVNDRPLQVSQKHAGLTVREFLQQVLPHLEAGVWESAELEGRLLSETFAPMRLDETVHPGQRIIHRLPGTIEPAVNADIRWLYEDESIVVINKPAPLPVHASGRFHRNTLQYLLAQIYDPQSPRAAHRLDAMTTGVLVLSRTRHMAGRLQPQFSRREVEKVYLARVQGEPAEESFECHAPMTDVAGVMGSREIDESGGVEASTLFRLVQRLGDGTSLLEVRPITGRTNQIRVHLWHLGLPILGDPLYMPGGELATEPKDSEQVMCLHAWRIRFQHPVDRTTMEFTAPPPAWAGEAGAVS; encoded by the coding sequence ATGTCAGTTTACACGAATATTTCGACTTATCGTTTTGCCCCGCTGGCGGATTTGAAGCCCTTGCGGGAAAAACTGCTTTCGTTTTGCCATGCCCGGGAGCTGAAAGGAACGATTCTCCTCAGTACTGAGGGGATCAATATGTTCATCGCTGGCTTCCCGGAAAAGGTGGAAGAACTCCTTGAAGAGGTGCGGAAGATCCCGGGGTTGGAGGGTTTGCCAGCCAAGTACAGCCCGAGTGATCATCAGCCCTTCACGCGGATGCTCGTGCGGATCAAGCGGGAGATTATTGCCTTTGGGCTCCCGGAGATTGACCCCAGCCGGCAACCCGCGCCGAAGCTTTCACCCAAGGAGCTCAAGGCCTGGCTGGATGAGGGCCGCCCGGTGACGTTGCTGGACACGCGCAATGATTACGAAGTCAAACTCGGGACATTCGAAAACGCGATTGATCTCAATCTGGCGACGTTTCGCGATTTTCCTGAGGTATCGCGCCAGAAGTTGCCTCCAGAACTCAAGAAGCAGCCCGTGGTCATGTTCTGCACGGGAGGGATTCGCTGTGAGAAGGCTGGCCCGTTTTTCGTGAAGGAAGGTTACGAGCAGGTCTATCAGCTTGATGGCGGCATTCTGAAATACTTTGAAGAGTGTGGCAGTGCTCACTATCAGGGGGAGTGCTTCGTTTTCGATCAGCGGGTGGGGGTTGATCCCAATCTGGAGGAATCTTCGACGACGCAGTGTCTCAGGTGTCAGACGCCACTGGTACCGGAAGAACAGGCCGATCCACGCTATGTCATCGGTCAGTCGTGTCCTTACTGTTTCAAAACGTCAGCCCAGGAAATGGAAGACGGCCTGCGGGAACGTGAAAGAATGCTGCAGGGATTGATCGATCCCTTGCCCGGGTGTGTTTCGTATGTGAATGATCGACCTTTGCAGGTGTCGCAGAAGCATGCTGGTCTGACTGTGAGAGAATTCCTGCAGCAGGTGCTGCCTCATCTGGAAGCGGGCGTGTGGGAAAGTGCTGAGTTGGAAGGTCGGCTGCTGAGCGAGACCTTCGCGCCCATGCGGCTCGATGAGACGGTACACCCTGGCCAGCGGATCATTCATCGCTTGCCGGGAACCATCGAGCCTGCTGTGAATGCCGATATTCGCTGGCTGTATGAAGACGAGTCGATCGTGGTGATCAACAAGCCGGCACCACTCCCGGTGCATGCCAGTGGCCGGTTTCATCGCAACACGCTGCAGTACCTGCTGGCACAGATCTACGATCCGCAAAGTCCTCGGGCGGCCCATCGGCTGGATGCGATGACGACGGGCGTGCTGGTGTTATCGCGAACGCGGCACATGGCGGGGCGCTTGCAGCCACAGTTCTCCCGGCGGGAAGTCGAAAAGGTTTATCTGGCCCGAGTTCAGGGCGAGCCTGCCGAGGAGAGCTTCGAATGCCATGCACCCATGACGGATGTGGCCGGGGTGATGGGTTCACGCGAGATTGATGAATCGGGAGGAGTCGAGGCGAGTACCCTCTTCCGACTGGTGCAGCGTCTGGGGGATGGAACTAGCCTTTTGGAAGTGCGGCCCATCACTGGCCGGACCAATCAGATCCGAGTGCATTTGTGGCATTTGGGACTGCCGATTCTGGGAGATCCTCTCTATATGCCAGGTGGTGAACTGGCGACAGAACCCAAGGATTCTGAGCAGGTCATGTGTCTGCATGCCTGGCGAATTCGCTTTCAGCATCCAGTGGATCGAACAACGATGGAGTTTACGGCTCCACCACCGGCATGGGCCGGTGAGGCCGGAGCAGTATCGTGA
- a CDS encoding LamG-like jellyroll fold domain-containing protein has product MPSTLSSWFRRHLATLLSFTLCLSVVVMGNSLLAHPDLEEDGLLTHFVVGGHRIENGRVEDQTHSAKATLVGKPQPVTIGPAEGLVFNGKDEYLLIAENVAAAGKLLPKKEMTVSAWVNLKSTGQWGAIAGCLEDTGNYEKGWLLGYENGKFSFALASKGSDDGNGLMTYLTAKEPIELGRWYHIAGTYDGQTMKLYVNGKLANESKAQSGEILYEPKSPYVIGAYKDSNEFHGWEGAFQEVKVYSRALPATEFAAVAKKNENLVSWNPPNNTKLEFLVKPYLQHVTSTSIVVMCETSRPAMTKVNFAIRQPFTLKAASETPSLIQEVPLKDLSPGTIYYYQVQCESPDGQSIKSEIYSFQTAFGADRPWAFGIVGDTQRNPVITAACADGLYALRPNFVIHCGDVVDNGFAKNQWIKDLFEPAHNLMAHTVVFPTIGNHEQNAHWYYDYFSLPKPEYYYTFTYGNAQFFMIDSNKPLDPGSEQYLWLEKELAKSTATWKFTCHHHPCFTSDSDDYGNLTTGAGERQPTYGDRNAQKLIPLYEKYGVDIAWNGHIHVYERTWPIYQMTINQKKGVRYITSGGGGGHLEQAAAQRAWFSLHFKRAYHYCYVTAFENTIQFKAYDTEGRLFDTFELTKDQPAPKK; this is encoded by the coding sequence ATGCCTTCCACACTATCCTCCTGGTTCCGGCGGCATCTGGCCACACTGCTGAGTTTCACACTCTGTCTATCGGTTGTCGTCATGGGCAACTCTTTACTGGCCCATCCGGATCTCGAAGAAGATGGCCTGCTGACACATTTTGTTGTCGGTGGTCATCGTATTGAAAATGGCCGTGTCGAAGACCAGACCCATTCGGCCAAAGCCACGCTTGTCGGTAAACCCCAGCCGGTCACCATCGGCCCAGCCGAGGGGTTAGTCTTCAATGGAAAAGATGAGTACCTGCTGATTGCCGAGAATGTGGCGGCGGCTGGTAAACTGCTCCCCAAAAAAGAAATGACTGTCTCGGCCTGGGTGAACCTCAAATCGACAGGCCAGTGGGGAGCCATTGCCGGCTGCCTCGAAGATACCGGCAATTACGAGAAAGGCTGGCTCCTGGGCTACGAAAATGGAAAATTCTCCTTCGCCCTCGCCAGCAAAGGGAGTGATGACGGCAATGGCCTGATGACCTATCTGACAGCCAAAGAACCCATCGAACTGGGCCGCTGGTACCACATTGCCGGAACCTACGATGGCCAGACGATGAAGCTCTACGTCAATGGCAAGCTGGCGAATGAATCCAAAGCACAATCGGGCGAGATTCTTTATGAACCCAAATCACCTTATGTGATCGGGGCTTACAAAGATTCCAACGAATTTCATGGCTGGGAGGGCGCTTTTCAGGAAGTGAAAGTCTACAGCCGGGCTCTTCCCGCAACCGAATTTGCAGCCGTCGCCAAGAAGAACGAGAACCTCGTGAGTTGGAACCCTCCCAATAACACTAAGCTCGAATTTCTCGTGAAGCCTTACCTGCAGCATGTGACTTCGACATCGATTGTCGTCATGTGCGAAACATCACGACCGGCGATGACGAAGGTCAACTTTGCCATACGCCAGCCTTTCACTTTGAAGGCCGCCAGCGAAACTCCGTCGCTGATTCAGGAAGTTCCTCTTAAAGATCTTTCACCAGGCACAATCTACTACTATCAGGTGCAGTGCGAATCTCCCGATGGTCAATCGATCAAAAGTGAAATCTACAGTTTTCAGACAGCCTTTGGAGCGGACCGCCCCTGGGCTTTCGGAATTGTCGGCGATACCCAGCGCAACCCGGTCATTACAGCAGCCTGTGCCGACGGACTCTATGCACTCCGGCCCAACTTCGTCATTCACTGTGGCGATGTCGTCGATAATGGCTTTGCCAAAAACCAATGGATCAAAGACCTGTTCGAACCTGCCCACAATCTTATGGCGCACACGGTCGTCTTCCCCACGATTGGCAATCACGAACAGAATGCCCACTGGTACTACGATTACTTCAGCCTTCCCAAGCCCGAATACTATTACACCTTCACCTATGGGAATGCCCAGTTCTTCATGATCGATTCCAACAAGCCTCTCGATCCTGGGTCGGAACAGTATCTCTGGCTGGAGAAAGAACTGGCGAAATCCACAGCCACCTGGAAGTTCACCTGCCACCATCACCCCTGCTTCACCAGCGATTCGGACGATTATGGAAACCTGACAACTGGTGCTGGTGAGAGGCAGCCCACCTACGGCGACCGCAATGCCCAGAAACTCATTCCGCTCTATGAGAAGTATGGTGTGGATATCGCGTGGAATGGCCACATTCACGTTTACGAACGCACCTGGCCCATCTACCAGATGACAATCAATCAGAAAAAAGGGGTTCGCTACATCACCAGTGGTGGCGGTGGTGGACACCTCGAACAAGCCGCTGCACAGCGGGCGTGGTTCAGCCTCCATTTCAAACGGGCGTATCATTACTGCTATGTCACGGCGTTTGAGAACACCATTCAATTCAAAGCCTACGACACCGAAGGACGATTGTTCGACACCTTCGAACTCACCAAGGACCAGCCAGCCCCCAAGAAATAA
- the ahr gene encoding NADPH-dependent aldehyde reductase Ahr, whose translation MTKSVRAYAAKSPNAPLEVMEFQWGELPRGQVEVQVESCGICHSDLSMLHNDWGMTQFPFVGGHEAIGKIVAVGEGVDTARIGQRVGVGWTSHSCMTCSTCMSGDHNMCATAEGTIVGRHGGFAERVRCQAQWALPLPEALDPLTSGPLFCGGITVFNPLLQFGIQPTARVGVVGIGGLGHMALKFARAWGCEVVAFTSSDSKRDEAMELGAHRVLNSRDDAALAPHFGTFDLIISTVNVSLNWPLYINLLAPRGRLHTVGAIAEPVALIAFPMIMGQKSFSGSPTGSPASMAKMLNFCERHQIAPVTEAFPLSEINKAFDHLKSGQARYRIVLESDWK comes from the coding sequence ATGACAAAATCCGTACGAGCCTATGCCGCCAAAAGTCCGAATGCTCCACTTGAAGTCATGGAATTCCAATGGGGAGAATTACCCCGTGGACAAGTTGAAGTTCAGGTCGAGTCTTGTGGAATTTGCCACTCGGATCTTTCGATGCTCCACAATGACTGGGGGATGACACAGTTCCCGTTTGTTGGCGGCCATGAAGCGATTGGAAAAATCGTCGCTGTCGGTGAAGGTGTTGATACAGCGAGAATCGGGCAGCGCGTCGGGGTTGGCTGGACATCCCACAGTTGCATGACCTGCTCCACCTGCATGAGTGGCGATCACAATATGTGTGCCACAGCAGAAGGGACCATTGTAGGCCGACACGGTGGGTTTGCCGAAAGAGTGCGCTGCCAGGCCCAGTGGGCACTTCCACTGCCAGAAGCTCTGGATCCGCTGACCTCCGGGCCGCTCTTTTGCGGTGGAATTACTGTATTCAATCCTTTGTTGCAGTTTGGCATTCAACCCACAGCCCGCGTGGGAGTGGTCGGAATCGGCGGATTGGGGCATATGGCACTCAAGTTTGCCCGTGCCTGGGGCTGCGAAGTGGTCGCTTTCACCTCCAGCGATTCCAAGCGTGATGAGGCCATGGAACTGGGCGCTCACCGCGTACTGAATTCTCGCGACGATGCGGCTCTGGCTCCGCATTTCGGAACATTTGATCTGATTATTTCAACCGTCAACGTTTCTTTGAATTGGCCGCTTTACATCAATCTGCTGGCCCCTCGCGGCCGGTTGCACACCGTCGGTGCGATAGCGGAACCTGTTGCCCTGATTGCGTTTCCAATGATCATGGGCCAGAAATCCTTCTCAGGATCACCCACTGGCAGCCCGGCTTCCATGGCCAAAATGTTGAATTTCTGCGAGCGGCACCAGATCGCTCCCGTCACGGAAGCATTCCCCCTCAGCGAGATCAACAAAGCGTTTGATCATCTGAAATCGGGGCAGGCCCGCTACCGGATTGTCCTGGAAAGCGACTGGAAGTAG